In Desulfobulbus oralis, one DNA window encodes the following:
- a CDS encoding prephenate dehydratase domain-containing protein — MSSLALVGTEASLAWQAARKFLATADIRTCPDMASLLAIFASGAVDFALFPVYNTREGEQKQQFRFFDRITQGYWVDNVVLYSQISLGVFDPSQPPAELRSVLGTRDALSQSEEYLESHLPHATVITVADVQTALATFGREARQSVAVLDSEERLRGMGLHVLEREIAPYNRTRFAVVGRTLAAPSGYDATVFTTEPLADRVGVLVDILGEFSRRGISIQDLRTENDVKTQKLRIYLEVEGHIQDPGIAAAVEYIENRVIQQKGAMRLLGSFPRVDMRTKHIRTIGFIGTGAMSRWFAERLRGEGYEVLLSGRQTELRPEEMIARADVVIVCVPISVTRATVSRYAPLLDSGKALILLAGESEENLRAALAGTRADVEVMLVHNLWGPRAATMRDKNAIVVRTAKSGILCSEFESFLYKHGAGIFHDTPRRHDLLMGIGQRLPTIISVALAMSLHDNRIAGEDIASHCTLTSLYPILAMARVHSQNPRTYAEIMATAGDSSKIARDFVKNLNKVIALADASAIPALIDQINANTHTFDGHFLETCMQQARAIDDVLSRML; from the coding sequence ATGAGTTCTCTTGCCCTTGTCGGCACCGAGGCTTCGCTCGCCTGGCAGGCAGCCCGGAAATTCCTTGCGACCGCTGACATCCGTACCTGCCCCGACATGGCTTCCCTGCTCGCGATCTTTGCCAGCGGTGCAGTCGATTTTGCCCTGTTTCCGGTATACAACACCCGGGAAGGGGAGCAGAAGCAGCAGTTTCGCTTTTTTGACCGCATCACCCAGGGCTACTGGGTGGACAATGTGGTGCTGTACTCGCAGATTTCTCTGGGCGTTTTCGATCCGTCCCAGCCGCCGGCGGAGCTGCGCAGCGTGCTGGGCACCAGGGATGCGCTCAGCCAGAGCGAAGAGTATCTGGAGAGCCATTTGCCGCATGCCACCGTCATCACTGTGGCAGATGTCCAGACGGCACTGGCCACTTTTGGCCGGGAAGCACGGCAGTCCGTGGCGGTACTGGACAGCGAGGAGCGCTTGCGTGGCATGGGCCTGCACGTTCTGGAACGGGAAATCGCGCCCTATAACCGCACCCGCTTTGCCGTGGTGGGCCGCACGCTTGCAGCGCCCAGCGGCTATGATGCCACGGTTTTCACCACCGAACCGCTCGCCGACCGGGTAGGCGTCCTGGTGGACATCCTGGGCGAGTTCTCCCGGCGCGGCATCAGTATTCAGGACCTGCGCACCGAAAACGACGTCAAGACGCAAAAACTGCGCATCTACCTGGAGGTGGAGGGGCATATCCAGGACCCCGGCATAGCCGCGGCTGTCGAGTACATCGAGAACCGGGTCATCCAGCAGAAGGGGGCCATGCGGCTTCTGGGCAGTTTTCCCCGCGTGGACATGCGCACCAAGCACATCAGGACCATCGGCTTTATCGGCACCGGCGCGATGAGCAGGTGGTTTGCCGAACGGCTGAGGGGAGAAGGCTACGAGGTGCTGCTCAGCGGCCGCCAAACCGAGCTCCGGCCGGAAGAGATGATCGCACGTGCCGATGTGGTGATAGTGTGCGTTCCCATTTCGGTCACCAGGGCGACGGTGAGCAGGTATGCCCCACTCCTGGATTCGGGCAAGGCCCTGATCCTGCTTGCCGGCGAGTCGGAAGAGAACCTCAGGGCCGCGCTGGCAGGCACCAGGGCGGATGTCGAAGTGATGCTGGTCCATAATCTTTGGGGCCCCCGGGCCGCCACCATGCGCGACAAGAACGCCATTGTGGTGCGAACAGCCAAAAGCGGCATTTTGTGCAGCGAATTCGAGTCATTCCTGTACAAGCACGGGGCTGGCATCTTCCACGATACGCCCAGGCGGCACGATCTCCTGATGGGCATCGGCCAGCGTCTGCCCACCATTATCTCCGTGGCCCTGGCCATGTCGCTCCACGACAACCGCATTGCCGGCGAGGATATTGCCAGCCACTGCACCCTGACTTCCCTGTATCCCATTCTTGCCATGGCCAGGGTCCATTCGCAGAACCCCCGCACCTATGCCGAAATTATGGCCACTGCGGGCGACAGCAGTAAAATCGCCCGGGATTTCGTGAAGAATCTGAACAAAGTCATTGCCTTGGCCGATGCTTCTGCCATCCCGGCGCTGATCGACCAGATCAATGCCAATACCCATACTTTTGACGGGCATTTTCTGGAAACCTGCATGCAGCAGGCCCGGGCCATTGACGACGTGCTGAGCCGGATGCTCTGA
- a CDS encoding sodium ion-translocating decarboxylase subunit beta encodes MPPIGEMVKSFCTKTGLWAFLFPEEGGWTNGMGRLIMMGVGLLLVYLAIGRRYEPLLLLPIGFGTILTNIPMAGMNDQASLHLLTALAGGETDLHFGGLIGGMLSLIYAIGIKSGAFPLIIFMGIGALTDFGPMLANPKTAFLGGAAQFGIFATLIGALLLSDCMPGIHFDLLEAASIGIIGGADGPTSIFLTSRLAPHLLGPIAVAAYSYMALVPIIQPPIMRLLTTEKERRIRMEQLRPVGKREKIVFPLVVLGLCALLIPSAAPLIGFFMFGNLMRECGVVGRLSDTAQNALLNIVTIFLGLGVGAQMTASLFLSPKTLGILLLGVIAFSLGTAAGVLMAKLMNLLPGPKINPLIGSAGVSAVPMAARVSHEQGMRADPTNMLMMHAMGPNVAGVIGSAIAAGVLLTLKNIGG; translated from the coding sequence ATGCCGCCCATTGGGGAGATGGTCAAGAGCTTCTGCACCAAAACGGGTCTGTGGGCCTTTCTGTTTCCGGAGGAAGGCGGCTGGACCAACGGCATGGGCCGTTTGATCATGATGGGAGTTGGGCTGCTCCTGGTCTATCTGGCCATTGGCCGGCGCTACGAGCCGCTGCTGCTCTTGCCCATCGGCTTTGGCACCATTCTGACCAATATCCCCATGGCCGGTATGAACGATCAGGCCAGCCTCCATCTGCTGACGGCCCTGGCCGGCGGCGAAACAGACCTCCACTTTGGCGGTCTCATTGGCGGCATGCTCAGCCTGATTTACGCCATCGGCATCAAGTCCGGGGCCTTTCCGCTCATCATTTTCATGGGCATTGGGGCACTGACCGACTTCGGCCCCATGCTGGCCAATCCGAAGACCGCCTTTCTGGGCGGTGCGGCCCAGTTCGGCATCTTCGCCACCCTGATCGGCGCCCTGCTTTTGAGCGACTGCATGCCGGGTATCCACTTCGACCTTCTGGAGGCTGCCTCCATCGGCATCATCGGTGGCGCGGATGGGCCGACCTCCATCTTTCTGACCTCGCGACTGGCCCCGCATCTTCTGGGCCCGATTGCGGTGGCCGCCTATTCCTATATGGCCCTGGTGCCCATCATTCAGCCGCCGATCATGCGCCTGCTGACCACGGAAAAGGAGCGCAGGATCCGCATGGAACAGCTCAGGCCGGTGGGCAAGCGGGAGAAGATCGTCTTTCCGCTGGTCGTGCTGGGCCTGTGCGCCCTGTTGATTCCCTCTGCCGCGCCCCTGATCGGCTTTTTCATGTTCGGCAATCTGATGCGGGAATGCGGAGTGGTCGGCCGTCTCTCCGATACGGCGCAGAATGCGCTCTTAAACATCGTGACCATTTTCCTGGGCCTGGGCGTGGGCGCGCAGATGACCGCATCGCTCTTTCTCTCCCCGAAAACCCTGGGCATTCTGCTGTTGGGCGTCATCGCCTTCAGCCTGGGCACTGCTGCCGGCGTGCTGATGGCCAAACTGATGAATCTTTTGCCCGGCCCCAAAATCAACCCCCTGATCGGCTCGGCGGGCGTGTCGGCAGTGCCCATGGCGGCGCGGGTCAGTCACGAACAGGGCATGCGGGCGGACCCGACCAATATGTTGATGATGCACGCCATGGGGCCGAATGTGGCTGGCGTCATCGGCTCGGCAATAGCGGCCGGCGTGCTGCTCACGCTGAAGAACATCGGCGGCTGA
- a CDS encoding tetratricopeptide repeat protein: MGHIRSVAYAIALLFPLCQCTIQDDIYRLQNQVRAVNQKVEALRAGEMGSMERRQASAVNKLGEVEDETQRMRSNMEDSIAQNSRFQTDVKQSIAGMQASLDSSRQASDSKVAELNARIAALESQLQRMHDSASKAQQEKVAAAEQRAAEAQKRAEEARRRANDAARPGTTRPGHAPEQGRSQGSTAVPQNPAAVQITTASGKTRVAGDEVAVRNGSGAAAAPPPGAQRAASTPAATQAQTRAASPGGSAAPGTANVAMPASTPASAPAASSSDPYSRGMSQYNGRQYKEAYKSFEKALAANPNGSKAADTLYHMGESLFNQGEYDLAILDYQKVISNHASSALASKALLKQGMSFEKLTDNETAKIIYRKLLSDYKQSPEASQAQERLNKL; encoded by the coding sequence ATGGGACACATTCGTTCGGTGGCGTATGCAATCGCCTTGTTGTTTCCCCTCTGCCAGTGCACGATTCAGGATGATATATATCGGTTGCAGAATCAGGTGCGCGCGGTCAACCAGAAGGTTGAAGCGCTGAGGGCAGGAGAGATGGGCTCTATGGAGCGTCGCCAGGCCAGCGCCGTGAACAAGCTGGGGGAGGTCGAGGACGAAACCCAGCGGATGCGCTCCAACATGGAGGACAGTATCGCCCAGAACTCCCGCTTTCAGACCGATGTCAAGCAGAGTATCGCGGGCATGCAGGCGTCGCTGGATTCCTCCCGCCAGGCCAGTGACAGCAAGGTTGCCGAGCTGAACGCCAGGATTGCGGCCCTGGAAAGCCAACTGCAACGCATGCACGACTCGGCCAGCAAGGCGCAGCAGGAAAAGGTGGCGGCTGCGGAACAACGTGCCGCCGAAGCGCAGAAGCGGGCAGAAGAGGCCCGCCGGCGGGCCAACGATGCGGCCAGACCCGGAACGACGCGCCCCGGCCATGCTCCGGAGCAGGGGCGGAGTCAGGGCTCAACAGCGGTTCCCCAGAATCCGGCGGCTGTGCAGATCACCACGGCTTCGGGAAAAACCAGAGTGGCTGGCGATGAGGTCGCTGTCCGCAACGGATCCGGCGCTGCAGCGGCACCTCCGCCTGGCGCGCAAAGGGCGGCCAGCACACCTGCAGCGACCCAGGCGCAGACCAGGGCGGCCTCTCCCGGCGGCAGCGCAGCGCCCGGCACAGCCAATGTGGCCATGCCAGCCAGCACGCCGGCTTCGGCTCCTGCAGCTTCTTCCTCCGACCCGTATTCGCGGGGCATGAGCCAGTACAATGGCAGGCAGTACAAGGAGGCCTACAAGTCCTTTGAAAAGGCGCTGGCCGCCAACCCCAACGGAAGCAAGGCAGCGGACACGCTCTACCATATGGGAGAAAGTCTCTTCAATCAGGGCGAGTACGATCTGGCTATCCTGGACTACCAGAAGGTCATTTCCAATCACGCCTCCAGCGCCCTGGCCTCCAAGGCCCTGCTCAAACAGGGCATGTCCTTTGAAAAATTGACCGACAACGAAACGGCGAAGATCATCTATCGCAAGCTGCTGAGCGACTATAAACAGAGCCCGGAAGCCAGTCAGGCCCAGGAGCGCCTGAACAAACTGTGA
- a CDS encoding biotin/lipoyl-containing protein: protein MGKVTRYKIEVDGFTYQVSVEDESGCVAAVSKEAPAAAPRQSAPEAPKAVRPQKRERLAVNTMMPGRVCSILVQVGDEVNEGDTLLMLEAMKMESPIYATKSGVIDSIEVKTGDNVAAGQVLLNIL from the coding sequence ATGGGCAAGGTAACTCGGTACAAGATTGAAGTGGATGGCTTTACCTATCAGGTCAGTGTGGAGGACGAGAGCGGCTGCGTGGCTGCGGTGAGCAAGGAGGCCCCGGCGGCTGCGCCCCGGCAGTCCGCTCCGGAGGCGCCCAAGGCTGTCCGTCCCCAGAAGCGGGAACGTTTGGCCGTCAACACGATGATGCCCGGCCGGGTGTGCAGCATTCTCGTGCAGGTGGGCGACGAGGTCAACGAGGGCGACACGCTTCTGATGCTCGAGGCCATGAAGATGGAGTCGCCGATTTACGCCACCAAAAGCGGCGTGATCGACTCGATCGAGGTCAAAACAGGCGACAACGTCGCGGCCGGTCAGGTCCTCCTCAATATCCTCTAA
- a CDS encoding ExbD/TolR family protein: MATGRRQGRRHGAMGDINVTPLVDVMLVLLIVFMVAAPMMTEGLEVALPEATTSPLPQTKTPLVVTIKKDGTLYLRKEQLTDSALYDELQAMPDEQKKQPIYLHADKHVPYGEVMSALGMIHRAGFEKPSMVTLPKEDTK, from the coding sequence ATGGCGACTGGAAGACGACAGGGCAGGCGGCATGGAGCCATGGGCGACATCAACGTGACGCCGCTTGTTGACGTCATGCTGGTTTTGCTGATTGTCTTCATGGTGGCCGCGCCCATGATGACAGAGGGGCTGGAGGTGGCCCTTCCCGAAGCAACGACGAGCCCTCTGCCCCAGACGAAGACGCCGCTCGTGGTCACCATCAAAAAGGACGGCACACTCTACCTGCGTAAGGAGCAGTTGACAGATTCAGCCCTGTATGACGAGCTGCAGGCCATGCCGGATGAGCAGAAGAAGCAACCCATCTATCTGCATGCCGACAAACACGTTCCTTACGGCGAGGTCATGTCCGCTTTGGGCATGATTCACCGTGCCGGTTTCGAAAAGCCCAGCATGGTGACCCTGCCGAAAGAGGACACGAAGTAA
- a CDS encoding OadG family protein, with the protein MVFEGLKLMVLGMAVVAIFLTVMILAISLSAHLLRASTARELEQQGSSAQAGEKRQTAARSPHAATRDAPDAEERRRLVAVLAAAVAAHRARQAS; encoded by the coding sequence ATGGTTTTTGAAGGCTTGAAGTTGATGGTGCTGGGCATGGCCGTGGTCGCCATCTTTCTGACCGTGATGATCCTGGCGATCAGCCTCTCGGCCCACTTGCTGCGGGCTTCGACTGCACGGGAGCTGGAGCAGCAGGGGAGCTCCGCCCAGGCCGGAGAAAAACGGCAGACGGCGGCCCGGTCGCCACACGCCGCAACCCGGGATGCGCCGGATGCGGAGGAGCGCCGGCGTCTGGTGGCGGTGCTGGCTGCCGCTGTGGCAGCACATCGTGCGCGACAGGCATCCTGA
- a CDS encoding zinc ribbon domain-containing protein: MMLEDVLRYLEEKRSCPHCGQTLSLCHAPSIHVGDGLGWGSEYLFICLNDECPMFAGGWDFIAQQYGHVGSYRYMELPGSRENHAMMVAGKDAFTGSIVDVDELRRQDQRYQKLQEALSQLDTCVAERNLVPVLTVLLDDAARLDERKRAASLLAELNDLDCVEPVRNHSFRDGSLQLQVNMALKAVLEHHYLKECPYCAELIKARARVCKHCKHELAA, encoded by the coding sequence ATGATGCTGGAAGATGTGTTGCGGTATCTTGAGGAAAAACGGAGCTGTCCCCACTGTGGGCAGACACTGAGCCTGTGCCATGCGCCGTCCATTCATGTGGGCGATGGTCTGGGCTGGGGCTCGGAGTATCTGTTCATCTGTCTGAACGACGAGTGCCCGATGTTCGCCGGGGGCTGGGATTTCATTGCCCAGCAGTATGGCCATGTGGGTTCCTATCGGTATATGGAACTTCCCGGCTCCAGGGAGAATCATGCCATGATGGTGGCCGGAAAGGATGCCTTTACCGGCAGCATTGTGGATGTGGACGAACTGCGGCGCCAGGACCAGCGGTATCAAAAACTGCAGGAAGCCCTGAGCCAGTTGGATACCTGCGTGGCCGAGCGGAATCTGGTCCCGGTGCTGACCGTGCTGCTGGATGATGCGGCCCGCCTGGACGAGCGCAAGCGGGCTGCATCCCTGTTGGCCGAGCTGAACGATCTCGACTGCGTGGAGCCGGTGCGCAATCACAGCTTCAGAGACGGGTCGCTGCAACTTCAGGTGAACATGGCCCTGAAGGCCGTGCTGGAGCATCACTACTTGAAGGAATGCCCCTACTGTGCCGAACTCATCAAGGCCCGGGCCAGGGTATGCAAGCACTGCAAGCATGAACTCGCCGCCTGA
- the tolQ gene encoding protein TolQ, protein MTPSTLSIFEMMAHAGVVVKLVMLCLLIFSVASWAIVLTKWIMFHRARNASLEFLDTFWDSKTFNEAYDAARDFPLSPEATVFVTGYNELKKISAVHGSARAPQTLEMQLATMDNIKRSVRKAQFLESDRMARFLTFLATAGSATPFIGLFGTVWGIMTSFKEIGERGSASLAVVAPGISEALVATAAGLAVAIPAVMFYNYFSSRVVEVESDMESFSTDFINLIERDILARS, encoded by the coding sequence GTGACACCATCAACGCTCTCGATTTTTGAAATGATGGCGCATGCCGGAGTCGTAGTCAAACTGGTCATGCTGTGCCTCCTGATTTTCTCCGTGGCCTCCTGGGCCATCGTGCTGACCAAATGGATCATGTTTCATCGTGCCAGAAACGCCTCGCTCGAGTTTCTGGATACCTTTTGGGACAGCAAGACCTTCAACGAAGCCTACGATGCCGCCCGGGATTTCCCGCTGAGCCCCGAGGCTACGGTTTTTGTCACCGGCTACAACGAACTGAAGAAGATCAGTGCCGTGCATGGCAGCGCCCGGGCCCCGCAGACGCTGGAGATGCAGCTTGCCACCATGGACAACATCAAACGTTCGGTGCGCAAGGCCCAGTTTCTGGAAAGCGACCGCATGGCGCGCTTTCTCACCTTTCTGGCTACGGCCGGCAGCGCTACGCCCTTCATCGGCCTCTTCGGCACGGTGTGGGGCATCATGACATCCTTCAAGGAAATAGGCGAACGCGGTTCGGCGTCCCTGGCGGTCGTCGCGCCCGGCATCTCGGAAGCCCTGGTCGCCACTGCCGCCGGGCTGGCGGTGGCCATTCCTGCGGTCATGTTCTACAACTATTTTTCCAGCCGCGTGGTCGAGGTGGAATCGGACATGGAGAGCTTCAGTACCGATTTCATCAACCTGATCGAGCGCGACATTCTGGCCAGGTCCTGA
- a CDS encoding PD40 domain-containing protein produces MRRKILGVVLLALALVLLNGSAVLAEEEQYIDISATATRKIVVAVPAFAGSAASQGNAGITAAKLVTEGFELYSMLDVLDFGSYGGRRDADWKSLGVDYVVLGDVNGSPGGLAVGGQILDVAGNRTLPGRVYRGASAQIEDMSLRLCDALIEDMTGEPGVARTRMAYVSDGTGRKEVYVSDVLGHHPRQITRHKALAVSPRFSPDGNTLAYTSYHRGNQDLYLTDLRQNAQTTSISRRPGLNLAPAFTPDGNMVVTLSVGGNPDLYLMDRRGQILSRLTERSGINVSPSVSPDGRSIAFSSDRSRSGHPRVYIMDLGSRQVRLLQSSVGECSEPSWSPKGDEIAFTGLVGGRYQVFVCDRNGGNVRQVSSGGGDFEMPTWAPDGRLLAATRKAGGRSQICVMDKNGKEVRVLLNMRGNLAFPQWSPRLP; encoded by the coding sequence ATGCGACGCAAAATTTTGGGAGTAGTGTTGTTGGCCCTGGCGCTGGTATTGCTGAATGGATCCGCTGTACTGGCCGAGGAAGAACAGTATATTGACATCAGTGCCACGGCGACCCGCAAAATTGTGGTGGCTGTGCCGGCCTTCGCCGGCTCGGCGGCGTCCCAGGGCAATGCCGGCATCACGGCGGCCAAGCTGGTCACCGAGGGCTTTGAACTCTACAGCATGCTGGACGTCCTCGACTTTGGCTCCTACGGCGGCCGCAGGGACGCGGACTGGAAGTCCCTGGGCGTCGATTATGTCGTGCTGGGCGATGTGAACGGCAGCCCCGGCGGACTGGCAGTGGGCGGCCAGATCCTGGACGTGGCGGGCAACCGCACCCTGCCAGGCCGGGTTTACCGGGGCGCGTCCGCTCAAATCGAGGACATGTCGCTCAGGCTGTGCGACGCCCTGATTGAAGACATGACCGGCGAGCCTGGCGTGGCCCGTACGCGCATGGCCTATGTCTCCGACGGCACGGGGCGCAAGGAAGTCTATGTCAGTGATGTCCTGGGGCATCATCCCCGCCAGATCACGCGGCACAAGGCCCTGGCCGTTTCTCCCCGCTTCTCTCCGGATGGCAACACCCTGGCCTACACCAGCTATCATCGCGGCAATCAGGATCTGTACCTGACCGATCTCCGGCAGAATGCCCAGACCACCTCCATTTCCAGGAGGCCCGGCCTGAATCTGGCGCCGGCCTTCACACCGGATGGCAATATGGTTGTGACCCTGAGTGTAGGCGGCAATCCCGATCTTTACCTGATGGACCGGCGCGGGCAGATCTTGAGCCGGCTGACCGAGCGTTCCGGCATCAATGTTTCGCCCTCGGTATCGCCGGACGGCCGGAGCATCGCCTTCTCCTCCGATCGCTCCCGGAGCGGGCATCCGCGGGTCTATATCATGGATCTGGGCAGCCGGCAGGTGCGGCTGCTGCAGTCCAGCGTCGGCGAGTGCAGCGAGCCGTCGTGGTCGCCCAAGGGCGATGAGATTGCCTTTACCGGGCTGGTCGGCGGCAGATATCAGGTCTTTGTCTGCGACAGAAATGGCGGCAATGTGCGGCAGGTGTCCAGCGGCGGCGGCGATTTCGAGATGCCGACCTGGGCGCCGGACGGCCGTTTGCTGGCCGCAACCCGCAAGGCCGGCGGCCGCTCGCAGATCTGCGTTATGGACAAAAACGGCAAGGAAGTGCGTGTGCTCCTGAACATGCGCGGCAATCTGGCCTTTCCGCAGTGGTCGCCACGCCTGCCCTGA
- the hisD gene encoding histidinol dehydrogenase — protein MESASSNLVPVHRLDSGAGQAAAMRLIRRFSDEVVSCEAAVREILARVRQEGDSAVLEYCRRFDAPDMTAAELKVGAGEFAEAERQVDAGLMASIEAAASRIRRFHERELPDSWMLSQEEGMVTGRLVRPVDAAGLYVPGGREGSTPLVSSVLMTAVPAGIAGVGRLVMVTPPNRQGRVHPALLVAARILGISEVYKLGSAWAVAALAFGTESIQAVDVIAGPGNQFVAEAKRQVMGRVRIDMLAGPSEVLIVADDSANPVFIAADMLAQAEHDPQALPMAIVATPEQAGAVQAELARQLPELGREEIARTALLTRGHIFIEPDTKAAIHLANQLASEHLELHLSDPWRWLPRIRHAGAVFLGHYSPEACGDYVAGPNHVLPTMGTAKTASALGVETFLKHISLIDYSRDALARDAAHIRNLAGLERLDAHAASVGRRL, from the coding sequence GTGGAAAGCGCAAGCAGCAATCTGGTGCCGGTTCACCGGCTGGATTCCGGGGCCGGGCAGGCGGCAGCCATGCGGCTGATCAGGCGTTTCAGTGATGAGGTGGTCTCCTGCGAGGCTGCGGTGCGGGAAATCCTGGCCCGGGTACGGCAGGAAGGCGACAGCGCGGTTTTGGAGTACTGCCGCCGCTTCGATGCGCCGGACATGACGGCGGCTGAGCTTAAAGTCGGTGCCGGAGAGTTCGCCGAGGCGGAGCGTCAGGTCGATGCCGGCCTGATGGCCAGCATTGAGGCCGCGGCCAGCCGCATTCGCCGTTTCCACGAGCGGGAGCTGCCGGATTCCTGGATGCTGAGCCAGGAGGAGGGCATGGTCACCGGCCGTCTGGTCCGCCCCGTGGATGCGGCTGGTCTCTATGTGCCCGGCGGCAGGGAGGGCTCGACGCCGCTGGTTTCCTCTGTGCTGATGACCGCCGTGCCTGCGGGCATTGCGGGCGTCGGGCGGCTGGTCATGGTCACGCCGCCGAACCGGCAGGGCAGGGTGCATCCGGCGCTGCTGGTGGCGGCACGCATTCTGGGCATTTCCGAGGTGTACAAACTGGGTTCCGCCTGGGCCGTTGCGGCCCTGGCCTTTGGCACGGAGAGCATCCAGGCGGTGGACGTGATCGCCGGGCCGGGCAACCAGTTCGTGGCCGAGGCCAAGCGTCAGGTCATGGGCCGGGTGCGCATCGACATGCTGGCCGGCCCCAGCGAAGTGCTGATCGTGGCAGATGACAGCGCCAATCCGGTCTTCATTGCGGCCGACATGCTGGCCCAGGCTGAACACGATCCCCAGGCCCTGCCCATGGCCATTGTCGCGACTCCGGAGCAGGCCGGGGCGGTGCAGGCCGAACTCGCGCGCCAGCTTCCGGAGCTGGGGCGGGAAGAGATTGCCCGCACCGCGCTGCTCACCCGGGGGCATATTTTTATCGAGCCGGACACCAAGGCCGCCATTCACCTGGCCAACCAACTGGCCAGCGAGCATCTGGAGCTGCATCTGTCCGATCCATGGCGCTGGCTGCCCCGGATCCGCCATGCCGGCGCCGTTTTCCTGGGGCACTACAGTCCGGAGGCCTGTGGCGACTATGTGGCCGGGCCAAACCATGTGCTGCCCACCATGGGTACGGCGAAGACCGCCTCGGCCCTGGGCGTGGAGACCTTTCTGAAGCACATTTCGCTTATCGACTACAGCAGGGACGCCCTGGCTCGGGATGCGGCGCATATCCGCAATCTGGCCGGGCTGGAGCGGCTGGATGCCCACGCCGCTTCGGTCGGTCGGCGCCTGTAA
- a CDS encoding cell envelope integrity protein TolA — MAGSRFSEEDFFCIQKMEDQQWRACLALAFFLHAALAGAILFMSPLFEAKLPVEEAVIVSVAPPSADIMPKVGEMSAAPRPSTREKSGLDKAKSQKEARPEKSAEAPSPVRPKPEPEAAPPPPKPMDRPEPAPAKPAPAPKPSPRTEPETKAAEKAPVSLAPQRKQQLAKDTRLQEERDRETRLEDEKKLAKEIELRQKKLEQRQRQREEEQKIREEAARRLAEKVAERKRVADRRMQEEARRQAAENARRAEADAQQAEADAKRAREELASMQDAVRRNTGAFQGAPQAATGRQEGMPAIEAQYWAQVAARLRSYWKLPEGRNWDASLLAKVSITINSDGQVSRIAFDGRSNDPLFDQLVERTIRQAEPMPRFPAAMRQGSVHNGFRFRPAGVGN, encoded by the coding sequence TTGGCTGGATCCCGTTTTAGCGAAGAAGACTTCTTTTGCATTCAGAAGATGGAAGACCAGCAGTGGCGTGCCTGCCTGGCGCTGGCCTTTTTTCTGCATGCCGCCCTGGCCGGGGCCATACTCTTTATGTCACCCCTGTTTGAGGCCAAACTGCCGGTCGAGGAGGCGGTGATTGTCAGCGTAGCGCCCCCAAGCGCGGATATCATGCCCAAGGTTGGCGAAATGTCCGCGGCGCCCCGGCCCTCGACCCGGGAAAAGAGCGGTCTGGACAAGGCAAAGAGCCAAAAGGAAGCAAGGCCGGAGAAGAGTGCGGAAGCGCCCAGTCCGGTGCGACCGAAACCGGAGCCGGAAGCGGCTCCGCCGCCACCCAAGCCGATGGACAGACCGGAGCCTGCGCCGGCAAAACCTGCGCCTGCCCCCAAACCAAGCCCCAGGACAGAGCCTGAAACAAAGGCAGCGGAAAAGGCGCCGGTTTCCCTTGCTCCTCAGCGCAAGCAGCAGCTGGCCAAGGATACCCGATTGCAGGAAGAGCGCGACCGGGAGACCCGGCTTGAAGATGAGAAAAAGCTTGCGAAGGAAATAGAACTGCGCCAGAAAAAACTGGAGCAGCGCCAGCGGCAGCGGGAGGAAGAGCAGAAGATTCGGGAAGAGGCTGCCCGCAGGCTGGCGGAAAAGGTAGCGGAGCGGAAGCGTGTGGCCGATCGTCGTATGCAGGAAGAGGCGCGGCGACAGGCCGCCGAAAATGCCCGGCGCGCCGAGGCGGATGCGCAGCAGGCCGAGGCCGATGCCAAACGCGCCCGCGAGGAACTGGCCAGCATGCAGGACGCGGTGCGCCGGAATACCGGGGCCTTTCAGGGTGCTCCCCAGGCCGCCACCGGCCGACAGGAGGGCATGCCGGCCATCGAGGCCCAGTATTGGGCACAGGTGGCGGCACGCCTCAGAAGTTACTGGAAGCTGCCGGAAGGGCGGAACTGGGACGCCTCTCTGCTGGCCAAGGTCTCCATTACCATCAACAGCGATGGGCAGGTGAGCCGCATCGCCTTTGACGGCCGTTCGAACGATCCGCTCTTTGACCAGTTGGTGGAACGCACCATCCGGCAGGCCGAACCCATGCCGCGCTTTCCTGCGGCCATGCGGCAGGGCAGCGTGCACAATGGCTTTCGTTTCAGACCGGCCGGTGTTGGCAATTGA